The Apibacter raozihei genome contains a region encoding:
- a CDS encoding 4Fe-4S dicluster domain-containing protein, which yields MAIKITDECINCGACEPECPNNAIYEGAVDWKMSEGTSLKGMLVTKSGLSIDADAPQRPVSDDVYYIVADKCTECKGFHEEPQCAAVCPVDCCVPDENEVESDEELLAKKEFLHID from the coding sequence ATGGCTATAAAAATTACGGATGAATGCATCAATTGTGGAGCATGTGAGCCGGAATGCCCTAATAACGCGATATATGAAGGAGCTGTAGATTGGAAAATGTCAGAAGGTACGAGCTTAAAAGGGATGCTAGTAACTAAAAGTGGTCTTTCCATTGATGCAGATGCCCCCCAAAGGCCAGTATCGGATGATGTTTATTATATTGTAGCAGATAAATGTACGGAATGCAAAGGTTTTCATGAAGAGCCTCAGTGTGCCGCCGTATGTCCGGTAGATTGTTGTGTTCCTGATGAAAATGAAGTAGAATCGGATGAAGAATTGCTGGCAAAAAAAGAATTTTTACATATAGACTAA
- a CDS encoding outer membrane protein assembly factor BamD encodes MKRLILIILPLVLLTSCERRLNQALKSDKKDFILKVAEEYEQKKKYTQAISLYDYAAKFVVGTDEAPEVAYRTANLNYRDGNFRLAAHQFKNFVVSYPKDRRVDEASYMAAYCYYSNSPDYNLDQTNTYDALRELQLYIDGHPNSDKVAYCNEMISDLNKKLEKKAFENAKTLYKITEYKAAIVSFDNVLEDFPDTKFKEDILIYSLRAKTELAVNSIHRLQEGRINDAVKSYEAFVKLYPSSEYSDEAKRLNNRLDNARDSFKNKEKLLNEANDKLDEKNKDLNKERKKIS; translated from the coding sequence ATGAAAAGACTAATTCTTATAATTTTACCGCTTGTGCTTTTGACAAGCTGTGAAAGACGACTTAATCAAGCATTAAAAAGTGATAAGAAAGACTTTATACTCAAAGTTGCCGAGGAGTATGAGCAAAAAAAGAAATATACGCAGGCTATAAGCTTGTATGATTATGCGGCCAAATTTGTGGTAGGTACCGATGAAGCTCCTGAAGTAGCTTACCGAACTGCCAATCTAAACTACAGAGATGGAAATTTCAGGCTCGCTGCCCATCAATTTAAAAATTTTGTTGTTTCCTATCCTAAAGATCGTAGAGTTGATGAAGCTTCCTATATGGCAGCTTACTGTTATTATTCAAATTCTCCGGATTACAATCTGGATCAAACCAATACCTATGATGCTTTGCGTGAATTACAGCTTTACATAGACGGACATCCGAATTCTGATAAGGTTGCTTATTGCAATGAAATGATTAGTGATCTGAACAAAAAACTGGAAAAGAAAGCATTTGAAAATGCCAAGACTCTTTATAAAATAACTGAATACAAAGCAGCTATTGTTTCTTTTGACAATGTGCTGGAAGATTTTCCAGATACCAAGTTTAAAGAAGATATTCTTATTTATTCCTTAAGAGCAAAAACTGAACTTGCAGTAAATTCGATCCACCGTTTACAGGAAGGAAGAATTAATGATGCGGTTAAATCTTATGAAGCTTTTGTAAAATTATATCCTTCATCTGAATATTCAGATGAAGCAAAACGTTTAAATAATCGTTTGGACAATGCACGTGATTCATTTAAAAATAAAGAAAAA
- a CDS encoding DUF1015 domain-containing protein: protein MLSFKPFKGIHAKEENTSDFPMYSPENYSEEQIKSKLRGKTPSYVDIIKPTFFKGESPLENRFKKVRKRFEDYLNENFVENDPASIYIYEQKKRNGEIFKGIIGLISVDDFKENNVKVPEQTNEQKQKVFTQFLDITYLQSNPVLLSYDSNSKLEVMMDLEMKSKPLIQIIDELEISHKLWRVNNRLKLAQFKDAVEKLPALYLADGHYRMAAAVEHSDKIKEKSKSKDFLFDQNHHVMSLIASSQSIRIHEYNRLIKSLNGLTRDELFARLEEHFTINEKGVQPYFPSHKHHISMYFEGKFYGLYIKHEFRGTPEGLGNIDTYLFNKFVLGPIFDISTNKEEKQKVSYIKGSGDVKGITDIKVAVDNGDYKIGFAFYPVSFSDLQLISDLGLKIPAKSTFIEPKMLLGLLMFDMK, encoded by the coding sequence ATGCTAAGTTTTAAACCGTTCAAAGGAATTCATGCAAAAGAAGAAAATACTTCTGATTTTCCAATGTATTCTCCTGAAAATTATTCAGAAGAGCAAATTAAATCAAAGCTCAGAGGGAAAACACCCTCTTACGTTGATATAATAAAACCAACCTTTTTTAAAGGAGAAAGTCCCCTTGAAAACAGGTTTAAGAAAGTAAGGAAAAGATTTGAAGATTATCTGAATGAAAATTTTGTTGAAAATGACCCTGCCTCAATATATATTTATGAACAGAAAAAGAGAAACGGAGAAATATTTAAAGGTATTATCGGTTTAATTTCAGTAGATGACTTTAAAGAAAATAATGTTAAAGTTCCGGAACAAACCAATGAACAAAAACAAAAAGTGTTTACTCAGTTTCTGGACATTACTTATTTACAATCTAATCCAGTACTGTTAAGTTATGATTCCAACTCAAAGTTGGAAGTAATGATGGATTTGGAAATGAAAAGTAAGCCTTTAATTCAAATTATAGATGAGCTGGAGATTTCTCATAAGTTATGGAGAGTGAACAATCGGCTAAAACTGGCTCAGTTCAAAGATGCTGTGGAAAAACTTCCTGCTCTGTATCTTGCCGATGGACATTACCGTATGGCAGCTGCTGTAGAGCATTCTGATAAAATTAAAGAAAAAAGTAAGTCTAAAGATTTTTTATTTGATCAGAACCATCATGTAATGTCACTGATTGCTTCCAGCCAATCTATCAGAATTCATGAATATAACCGGTTAATAAAATCTTTAAACGGATTGACACGTGATGAATTATTTGCCAGACTGGAAGAGCATTTCACAATTAATGAAAAAGGAGTACAGCCTTATTTTCCGTCGCATAAACATCATATAAGCATGTATTTTGAAGGAAAGTTTTATGGATTATATATTAAACATGAATTCAGGGGAACACCGGAAGGATTAGGAAATATTGATACTTATCTTTTTAATAAATTTGTTTTAGGGCCTATCTTTGATATTTCAACAAATAAGGAAGAAAAACAAAAGGTTTCTTATATTAAAGGTTCTGGAGATGTAAAAGGAATAACCGATATAAAAGTCGCAGTTGATAACGGCGATTATAAAATTGGGTTTGCATTTTATCCTGTATCTTTTTCAGATTTACAGCTTATTTCTGATTTAGGATTAAAAATTCCGGCAAAAAGTACGTTTATAGAACCTAAAATGCTACTAGGATTATTAATGTTTGACATGAAGTAA
- the dapA gene encoding 4-hydroxy-tetrahydrodipicolinate synthase produces MKSLQGLGVALITPFNEDGTIDFPSLENLVNYNVDNGVDYLVVLGTTAETATLNSDEKKQVIEVIKKSNNKRLPLVLGIGGNNTVEVMKQIIDSDLEDFAAVLSVSPYYNKPTQEGIYQHFKTIAIQSPVPIIVYNVPGRTGSNMEAATTLRLANEVSNIIAIKEASPNYLQSTDIIKDKPFDFLVISGDDEFALPMTLAGGSGVISVLGQGMPEMVSKMIHFGQNKQVEEAYKIHYDLHSLFRLIFKEGNPAGIKALLSVKGICKPYTRLPLIPASKSLISSIEKELEKISVLS; encoded by the coding sequence ATGAAATCATTACAAGGTTTAGGTGTTGCACTAATAACACCTTTTAACGAGGATGGGACGATTGATTTTCCTTCTCTTGAAAATTTAGTAAATTATAATGTTGATAATGGAGTGGATTATCTGGTAGTTTTAGGTACTACAGCAGAAACAGCTACTTTAAATTCTGACGAAAAAAAACAGGTAATCGAGGTAATAAAGAAGAGTAACAATAAAAGATTACCCTTGGTTCTTGGAATTGGTGGAAACAATACTGTAGAAGTAATGAAACAAATAATTGATTCAGATCTTGAAGATTTTGCTGCGGTGCTATCCGTTTCACCTTATTATAATAAACCGACCCAGGAGGGGATTTATCAGCATTTTAAAACGATTGCCATTCAGTCTCCTGTACCGATTATCGTGTACAATGTCCCTGGAAGAACAGGTTCAAATATGGAAGCCGCCACTACCTTGAGGCTGGCGAATGAAGTATCCAATATCATTGCCATTAAAGAAGCCAGTCCTAATTATTTACAATCGACAGATATTATTAAAGATAAACCGTTTGATTTTCTGGTAATTTCAGGTGATGATGAATTTGCGCTACCAATGACTCTTGCCGGCGGAAGCGGAGTTATTTCCGTTTTAGGACAAGGTATGCCTGAAATGGTATCGAAAATGATTCATTTCGGACAGAATAAACAGGTGGAAGAAGCCTATAAAATACATTACGACCTACATAGTTTATTCAGATTAATATTTAAAGAAGGAAATCCTGCTGGTATAAAAGCATTATTATCTGTAAAAGGAATATGCAAACCGTATACCCGGTTACCACTGATTCCGGCATCTAAAAGTCTTATTTCATCTATTGAAAAAGAATTGGAGAAAATATCAGTTCTGTCATAA
- a CDS encoding DUF4230 domain-containing protein, which produces MLSLVKKISITLLIVIIVSLVIFLIFKHSGSENTVADTRIINHELQRLNKMIVIEQNYSAFRTKKYNDYNPRYLSFLNKNIVLYITAKAQVTYDMKKMKVDIDSIHKKIHLISIPAPELQIYPNVEIYSMEDGLFNRFSKSDLNTVMEEGKNDIKNEVEKSNIKTLAQNQLITNLKELYATAKLYDWEVVDDTPYAKQIQSIKN; this is translated from the coding sequence ATGTTAAGTTTAGTAAAAAAAATATCCATCACTCTTTTAATAGTAATAATTGTTTCATTAGTCATTTTTTTAATTTTTAAACATAGTGGAAGTGAAAATACTGTAGCTGATACACGTATCATAAACCATGAACTGCAAAGACTAAATAAAATGATTGTAATTGAGCAAAATTATTCTGCTTTTCGTACCAAAAAATATAATGATTATAACCCCAGATATTTAAGCTTTTTAAATAAAAATATTGTATTATATATAACGGCTAAAGCTCAGGTAACTTATGATATGAAAAAAATGAAGGTTGATATAGATTCTATCCATAAAAAAATTCATTTAATTTCGATTCCTGCTCCCGAATTGCAAATATATCCTAATGTTGAAATTTACAGTATGGAGGACGGTTTATTTAATCGTTTTTCTAAGTCCGACTTAAATACGGTTATGGAAGAAGGAAAAAATGATATTAAAAACGAGGTTGAAAAATCCAATATAAAAACATTAGCTCAAAACCAGCTTATAACCAATTTAAAAGAACTATATGCTACAGCTAAGTTATATGACTGGGAAGTTGTTGATGATACTCCTTATGCGAAACAAATACAATCTATCAAAAACTGA
- the serC gene encoding 3-phosphoserine/phosphohydroxythreonine transaminase, which yields MKKYNFSAGPSTLPEEVLQQAAQAVLDLNNSGTSLIEISHRSKDFIAIMDEARALAKKLMKLDDDHEVLFLQGGASLQFAMAPYNLLNDNSKAVYVDSGNFASAAIKEAKKIGAIEVIASSKENNYTQIPKGYTIPEDAAYLHITSNNTVYGTQMKSFPETSVPVVCDMSSDILSRDIDYNQFGIIYAGAQKNLGPAGVTVVVVNKNLLGKSGRELPSSLDYQVHIAKESMANTPPVFAVYATLLNLRWLEKQGGTAGIEKRNIEKAALLYNEIDRNPLFRGVCVEEDRSLMNVCFFLNDEEKYKAKFDQMWKDANIIGVGGYRTVGGYRASIYNAMPVEGVEALVNVMKELERTA from the coding sequence ATGAAAAAATATAACTTTAGTGCAGGTCCTTCTACATTACCGGAGGAAGTTCTTCAACAAGCAGCACAAGCCGTGCTTGATCTCAATAACAGCGGAACCTCTTTAATAGAAATTTCGCACAGAAGTAAAGATTTTATCGCTATTATGGATGAAGCCCGTGCATTAGCTAAAAAGCTGATGAAACTGGATGACGATCACGAGGTTTTATTTTTACAGGGAGGAGCCAGTCTTCAATTTGCTATGGCACCTTATAATTTATTAAATGATAATTCCAAAGCTGTATATGTGGATAGTGGAAACTTTGCATCAGCAGCTATTAAAGAAGCAAAAAAAATAGGTGCTATTGAAGTTATTGCTTCTTCAAAAGAAAATAATTATACTCAGATACCTAAAGGTTACACAATTCCTGAAGATGCTGCATATTTACATATAACTTCTAATAATACGGTGTATGGAACACAAATGAAATCATTTCCTGAAACGTCTGTTCCTGTAGTATGCGATATGTCATCAGATATATTAAGCAGAGATATAGATTATAACCAGTTTGGAATCATTTATGCCGGAGCTCAAAAAAATTTAGGACCAGCTGGGGTAACAGTAGTCGTAGTAAACAAAAATCTTTTAGGTAAATCTGGAAGAGAATTACCTTCTTCTTTAGATTATCAGGTTCATATAGCTAAAGAAAGTATGGCAAATACACCTCCTGTTTTTGCGGTTTATGCAACATTATTGAATTTAAGATGGTTGGAAAAACAAGGAGGAACTGCGGGTATTGAAAAAAGAAATATAGAGAAAGCAGCACTTCTATATAACGAAATTGACAGAAATCCACTTTTCAGAGGAGTATGCGTTGAAGAAGATCGATCCCTGATGAATGTATGTTTTTTCCTTAATGATGAAGAAAAATACAAAGCAAAATTTGACCAAATGTGGAAAGATGCCAATATTATAGGGGTAGGAGGATATAGAACTGTCGGAGGATACCGGGCCAGTATTTATAACGCAATGCCGGTAGAAGGAGTGGAAGCTTTGGTTAATGTAATGAAAGAATTAGAAAGAACTGCATAA
- a CDS encoding D-2-hydroxyacid dehydrogenase has translation MKILPNDGISASAIEVLENNGLEVLNHKVAQEQLANFINENGVEVLLVRSATQVRKELIDECPGLKIIGRGGVGMDNIDVAYAKEKGIQVINTPAASSRSVAELVFAHMFSLYRYLQDSNRNMPLEGDTNFSALKKSYGGAMELGGKTLGVIGFGRIGVEVVKIGLALGMKVLVTDAVDITKTITLDFYDGQKVNFEISTVSMEEVLKNSDAISVHVPKQPKYVIGKEELEKMKKNAIIVNASRGGVIDEVALVNALNEDKIFGAALDVFEKEPKPEITLLMNPKLSLSPHIGGNTLEAQERVGLELADQIIEFYKK, from the coding sequence ATGAAAATATTACCTAACGATGGAATATCGGCTTCTGCTATAGAAGTTTTGGAAAATAACGGACTGGAAGTTTTAAATCATAAAGTTGCTCAGGAACAATTGGCAAACTTCATTAATGAAAATGGAGTTGAAGTTCTATTGGTAAGAAGTGCTACACAAGTGAGAAAAGAACTTATAGACGAATGTCCTGGACTTAAAATTATAGGAAGAGGAGGAGTAGGTATGGACAATATAGATGTTGCCTATGCAAAGGAAAAAGGAATTCAGGTTATAAATACGCCGGCAGCTTCTTCGCGTTCGGTTGCAGAGCTAGTGTTTGCCCATATGTTTTCACTTTATCGTTATCTTCAGGATTCCAACAGAAATATGCCTCTGGAAGGAGATACTAATTTTTCTGCACTTAAAAAATCATATGGCGGAGCCATGGAATTAGGAGGTAAAACTTTAGGAGTTATCGGGTTTGGACGTATAGGTGTAGAAGTGGTAAAAATCGGTTTGGCACTAGGGATGAAAGTTTTAGTTACAGATGCTGTGGATATAACTAAAACTATAACACTGGATTTTTATGATGGGCAAAAAGTTAATTTTGAAATTTCTACCGTATCTATGGAAGAAGTTCTTAAAAACTCAGATGCAATTTCAGTACACGTACCTAAACAGCCAAAATATGTAATAGGTAAGGAGGAATTAGAAAAAATGAAAAAAAATGCTATCATTGTTAATGCTTCGCGTGGAGGAGTTATAGATGAAGTAGCTTTAGTAAATGCTTTAAATGAAGATAAAATTTTTGGTGCAGCTTTAGACGTTTTTGAAAAAGAGCCTAAACCTGAAATTACCTTATTAATGAATCCTAAATTATCTCTTTCTCCTCACATTGGAGGTAACACTCTTGAAGCACAAGAAAGAGTTGGATTGGAATTAGCCGATCAAATTATTGAATTTTATAAAAAATAA
- a CDS encoding acyl-CoA reductase has product MSLELRIKSLEGVRNVLHQFIKNEVTDTPSYSEFENSLRLAEIKNPWFTKKNILTALEYWDRVLTSNTLFSWLEKYSYKDVQTKTIGLVLAGNIPMVGLHDCLCVLLLGFKAKIKLSSKDNVLIPFILNLWKEFCDELEFEFVEKLEKFDAVITTGSNNTARYFEYYFKDIPHIIRKNRTSAAILTGNESEDELIKLSNDIFTYFGLGCRSVTQVFIPENFDLDRLFQSFIQQQDVIHHNKYANNYDYNKAIYLMNNDQFWDNNFIMLKNSEELYSPIGVLYFTRYDTLLSVESFMNSHSDKIQCIVSGSHAFPFKTIPFGESQNPDISEYADGIDTINFLLSI; this is encoded by the coding sequence ATGAGTTTAGAGCTAAGAATAAAGTCCCTGGAAGGTGTACGAAATGTTTTACATCAATTTATAAAAAATGAGGTTACAGATACCCCTTCTTATTCTGAATTTGAGAATTCTCTTCGACTTGCAGAAATTAAAAACCCATGGTTTACAAAAAAAAATATATTAACAGCACTGGAATATTGGGACAGAGTATTGACAAGCAATACCCTTTTTTCCTGGCTTGAAAAATACTCTTACAAAGATGTACAAACTAAGACAATAGGTCTTGTACTGGCAGGAAATATTCCTATGGTAGGACTGCATGACTGCCTATGCGTACTACTCCTTGGCTTTAAAGCTAAAATTAAACTTTCGTCTAAAGACAATGTTTTGATTCCTTTTATTTTGAATCTATGGAAAGAGTTTTGTGATGAACTGGAATTTGAATTTGTAGAAAAACTTGAGAAGTTTGATGCTGTCATAACAACCGGAAGTAATAATACTGCCCGGTATTTTGAATACTATTTCAAAGACATTCCTCATATTATAAGAAAAAACAGAACTTCCGCTGCAATACTTACCGGAAATGAAAGTGAAGACGAGCTTATAAAGTTAAGTAATGATATATTTACTTATTTTGGTTTAGGTTGCCGAAGTGTTACCCAGGTATTTATTCCTGAGAATTTTGATTTGGATCGATTATTTCAATCATTTATTCAACAGCAGGATGTCATCCACCATAATAAATACGCTAATAACTATGATTATAATAAAGCTATTTATTTGATGAATAATGATCAATTCTGGGACAATAACTTTATTATGCTTAAAAATTCAGAGGAACTGTACAGTCCCATAGGTGTTTTGTATTTTACAAGGTACGACACCCTTCTTTCAGTTGAAAGCTTCATGAATAGTCATTCAGATAAAATACAATGTATTGTATCCGGCTCCCATGCGTTTCCGTTTAAAACTATTCCGTTTGGTGAAAGTCAAAATCCAGATATATCAGAATATGCTGATGGCATAGACACAATAAATTTTTTACTTTCCATTTAA
- a CDS encoding thioesterase, translated as MTKENFAIFIKDHLPIAELAGITLQFSSETVAKTQVSLAFINQNPFKSMFWAVQGMAAELSSGVLCINAINKFKHDISMLVIKQEAEFLKKAIGTLTFTCVQGKEIENIIAKSIISQKGESIIVKSEGIDESGDCVAIFYFTWSFKVRQ; from the coding sequence ATGACAAAAGAAAACTTTGCAATATTTATCAAAGATCATTTACCCATCGCAGAACTGGCAGGTATAACATTACAATTTTCCTCAGAAACAGTAGCAAAAACGCAGGTAAGTCTTGCTTTTATAAATCAGAATCCGTTTAAATCCATGTTTTGGGCAGTTCAGGGAATGGCTGCTGAATTATCTTCAGGTGTATTGTGCATAAATGCTATAAATAAATTTAAACATGATATTTCCATGTTGGTAATTAAACAAGAAGCTGAATTCCTTAAAAAAGCGATTGGCACGTTAACGTTTACTTGTGTACAAGGAAAAGAAATAGAAAATATAATAGCAAAATCTATTATTTCTCAAAAGGGTGAATCCATAATTGTTAAATCTGAAGGAATTGATGAATCGGGCGATTGTGTAGCAATCTTTTATTTTACATGGAGCTTTAAAGTTAGGCAATAA